In a genomic window of Oncorhynchus masou masou isolate Uvic2021 chromosome 4, UVic_Omas_1.1, whole genome shotgun sequence:
- the LOC135524742 gene encoding serine hydrolase-like protein isoform X2, with protein MRTLKGVRHLMTSATMKQAVSEFNMPVPWGEIRGKVWGPDHGRPILCLHGWADNCGTFNTLIPLLPKEWKCVAVDMAGHGLSSHRPPGVFYSFPAYVADIRRVIGALQWKRFSIIGHSMGGNVAGIFSALYPEMVESVVLLDSYGFLPTDTELHTVIRQGFEGMLEFEKKKDEKKEKVYTYENALMRLLAANPSLSEQSAHILLERGLAQVEGGVVFTRDFRINLKNVVRVSLEQSLELQSRIQARVLVVLAEEGFEKMFSEPQQKTFTSTLLQGYKDQSGMVVNVPGDHHVHLNTPETVAQLVTDFLQKEAPSHSTAEDTQAAKL; from the exons ATGCGAACTTTGAAAGGAGTCAGACACTTGATGACATCAGCTACCATGAAACAAGCAG TGTCAGAGTTCAATATGCCAGTGCCGTGGGGAGAGATAAGGGGCAAGGTCTGGGGTCCTGACCATGGTCGACCAATACTCTGCCTGCACGGCTGGGCAGACAACTGTGGCACTTTCAACACTCTCATTCCACTGCTGCCAAAAG AGTGGAAGTGTGTAGCTGTGGATATGGCTGGCCATGGCCTCTCCTCCCATAGACCTCCTGGAGTCTTCTACAGCTTTCCTGCTTATGTGGCTGACATAAGGCGAGTCATTGGAG CTCTCCAATGGAAGAGATTCTCTATTATCGGACACAGTATGG GTGGCAATGTAGCTGGAATA TTCAGTGCATTGTATCCAGAGATGGTGGAGTCAGTGGTTCTCCTGGACTCCTATGGATTCTTACCCACAGACACG GAATTGCATACGGTGATAAGACAGGGATTTGAAGGAATGCTTGAGTTTGAGAAGAAGAAAGATGAGAAGAAAGAGAAGGTTTACACCTATGAGAACGCATTGATGAG GCTTTTGGCAGCAAACCCCTCTCTCTCGGAGCAGTCAGCCCACATTCTTCTAGAACGAGGACTCGCTCAGGTTGAAGGAG GTGTGGTGTTCACCCGAGACTTTAGAATCAATCTG AAAAATGTTGTGCGTGTCAGTCTGGAGCAGAGTCTGGAGTTGCAGTCCAGGATACAGGCCAGAGTTCTAGTAGTGCT GGCGGAGGAGGGGTTTGAGAAGATGTTTTCTGAACCACAACAGAAGACATTTACCTCAACGCTACTTCAAGGGTATAAAGACCAAAGC GGCATGGTGGTTAACGTACCTGGTGATCATCATGTCCACCTGAACACCCCTGAGACTGTGGCCCAACTCGTCACTGACTTCCTCCAGAAAGAAGCTCCTTCACACAGCACTGCGGAGGATACACAGGCAGCCAAGTTATAA
- the LOC135524742 gene encoding serine hydrolase-like protein isoform X1: protein MRTLKGVRHLMTSATMKQAVSEFNMPVPWGEIRGKVWGPDHGRPILCLHGWADNCGTFNTLIPLLPKEWKCVAVDMAGHGLSSHRPPGVFYSFPAYVADIRRVIGALQWKRFSIIGHSMGGNVAGIFSALYPEMVESVVLLDSYGFLPTDTKELHTVIRQGFEGMLEFEKKKDEKKEKVYTYENALMRLLAANPSLSEQSAHILLERGLAQVEGGVVFTRDFRINLKNVVRVSLEQSLELQSRIQARVLVVLAEEGFEKMFSEPQQKTFTSTLLQGYKDQSGMVVNVPGDHHVHLNTPETVAQLVTDFLQKEAPSHSTAEDTQAAKL, encoded by the exons ATGCGAACTTTGAAAGGAGTCAGACACTTGATGACATCAGCTACCATGAAACAAGCAG TGTCAGAGTTCAATATGCCAGTGCCGTGGGGAGAGATAAGGGGCAAGGTCTGGGGTCCTGACCATGGTCGACCAATACTCTGCCTGCACGGCTGGGCAGACAACTGTGGCACTTTCAACACTCTCATTCCACTGCTGCCAAAAG AGTGGAAGTGTGTAGCTGTGGATATGGCTGGCCATGGCCTCTCCTCCCATAGACCTCCTGGAGTCTTCTACAGCTTTCCTGCTTATGTGGCTGACATAAGGCGAGTCATTGGAG CTCTCCAATGGAAGAGATTCTCTATTATCGGACACAGTATGG GTGGCAATGTAGCTGGAATA TTCAGTGCATTGTATCCAGAGATGGTGGAGTCAGTGGTTCTCCTGGACTCCTATGGATTCTTACCCACAGACACG AAGGAATTGCATACGGTGATAAGACAGGGATTTGAAGGAATGCTTGAGTTTGAGAAGAAGAAAGATGAGAAGAAAGAGAAGGTTTACACCTATGAGAACGCATTGATGAG GCTTTTGGCAGCAAACCCCTCTCTCTCGGAGCAGTCAGCCCACATTCTTCTAGAACGAGGACTCGCTCAGGTTGAAGGAG GTGTGGTGTTCACCCGAGACTTTAGAATCAATCTG AAAAATGTTGTGCGTGTCAGTCTGGAGCAGAGTCTGGAGTTGCAGTCCAGGATACAGGCCAGAGTTCTAGTAGTGCT GGCGGAGGAGGGGTTTGAGAAGATGTTTTCTGAACCACAACAGAAGACATTTACCTCAACGCTACTTCAAGGGTATAAAGACCAAAGC GGCATGGTGGTTAACGTACCTGGTGATCATCATGTCCACCTGAACACCCCTGAGACTGTGGCCCAACTCGTCACTGACTTCCTCCAGAAAGAAGCTCCTTCACACAGCACTGCGGAGGATACACAGGCAGCCAAGTTATAA